A portion of the uncultured Draconibacterium sp. genome contains these proteins:
- a CDS encoding tyrosine-type recombinase/integrase produces the protein MDIKKLKKTHPELLEYMKANGFGSGAIGGVKVMFRRLFDHEGKYTSYNDFYKKFISREGLEGSTKRLRYYRTSVRTIQGFDEFDHFPNRLKFAPVQYRECSYEHLNPTFKGIVDHYMQVASKECKSEKSIRVESNAGAAFLCHMQRNGAIDLCGITESMVLSFFYDGYKQLRGCSYRTKIKTVLKSAMGTDYYAQCARIIDDMPRLRNGRKNFATLKDDEIRIIKENLQEGARNDFSLRDKAVVSMAMYTALRGTDIARMRINNIDLERDLIILTQSKTQQPMILPLRAIVGNPLVDYLSNERPRNLDIKSIFTNVHDPENPMDSSTIGGIIRRFFAKLGIRSDDKENGLRLFRRYLASKVLENGVQPRVISDILGHLSSESLNPYIDTDIKHLRECGVSIEQYPVGKEVFEV, from the coding sequence ATGGATATTAAAAAACTGAAGAAAACGCATCCAGAGCTTTTAGAATACATGAAAGCAAATGGATTTGGCAGCGGCGCCATCGGCGGCGTTAAGGTCATGTTCAGACGATTGTTTGACCATGAAGGAAAGTACACGTCTTACAATGATTTTTACAAGAAATTTATTTCCAGGGAAGGTCTTGAAGGAAGCACCAAAAGACTTCGTTATTATCGCACCTCCGTGCGCACTATTCAAGGGTTTGATGAGTTTGATCATTTTCCCAACAGGCTCAAATTCGCTCCTGTTCAGTACAGGGAATGTAGTTATGAGCACTTGAACCCGACATTCAAAGGCATCGTTGACCATTACATGCAAGTGGCATCAAAAGAATGTAAGAGTGAAAAGTCAATCAGAGTAGAATCGAATGCTGGCGCCGCCTTCTTGTGTCACATGCAAAGAAATGGGGCGATTGATTTATGTGGTATCACGGAATCGATGGTATTATCTTTCTTTTATGATGGTTACAAGCAGCTAAGAGGTTGCTCCTATAGGACTAAAATCAAGACCGTTTTAAAATCAGCTATGGGGACTGATTACTATGCCCAATGCGCACGTATCATTGATGATATGCCTCGTTTAAGAAACGGTAGAAAGAATTTTGCTACTCTTAAAGATGATGAGATCCGCATTATTAAAGAGAATTTACAAGAGGGAGCGCGAAATGATTTTTCGTTACGTGATAAAGCTGTTGTATCAATGGCTATGTATACCGCATTAAGAGGAACCGACATCGCTCGAATGCGGATTAATAATATCGATTTGGAAAGAGACCTAATTATACTTACTCAATCCAAAACGCAGCAACCTATGATCTTGCCACTCAGGGCTATCGTTGGCAATCCCTTGGTAGATTACCTCTCAAATGAACGACCAAGAAACCTGGATATCAAGAGTATTTTTACTAATGTCCACGATCCGGAAAATCCAATGGACTCAAGTACCATAGGAGGTATTATCAGGCGCTTTTTTGCAAAATTAGGAATAAGGAGTGATGATAAAGAAAATGGTCTCCGGTTGTTCCGACGATACCTGGCATCTAAAGTCCTCGAAAATGGCGTTCAGCCCAGGGTTATCAGTGATATTCTTGGTCACCTGTCATCGGAATCTTTAAATCCATATATCGATACTGACATCAAACATCTGCGTGAATGTGGGGTAAGCATTGAGCAATATCCCGTAGGAAAGGAGGTATTCGAGGTATGA
- a CDS encoding phospholipase D-like domain-containing protein produces MELIQPAEISGKIMTLIDQAKEEIILVSPYNKFTYWKKLTQRIEKAKQRGVKIKWYIRKNVDNNVEQIRQIGIEPIEIENLHCKLYLNEQHAVVTSMNLHEYSDTSSIDIGYLITEKDMYKELTDFIDVNIDSYSVADNKVVKTKNIESPIENGGFMDSLITFLLEHGFEKENIKTHENSYGAVLTIHEFMENFKLILEPKGVYYRIDLRIHYPYKIKNTIYDFLKSNEYELNSLIGFEIDFGRQMKRLKLDLEIFENYEYENWDKDEFEKLKPVLTNLIEAYKIHINKAVLHVSKI; encoded by the coding sequence ATGGAACTGATTCAACCTGCAGAGATTTCTGGAAAAATTATGACACTGATTGACCAGGCTAAAGAAGAGATAATTCTTGTTTCACCATACAATAAATTTACATATTGGAAGAAACTAACCCAAAGGATTGAAAAGGCAAAACAGAGGGGAGTTAAAATTAAATGGTATATCCGCAAGAACGTGGATAATAATGTAGAGCAAATTCGCCAGATTGGTATAGAGCCAATTGAGATTGAAAATTTGCATTGTAAATTGTACTTAAATGAACAACATGCGGTTGTTACCTCCATGAATCTTCATGAGTATTCGGACACTTCATCCATTGACATTGGATATTTAATAACCGAAAAGGATATGTACAAGGAGTTGACAGATTTTATCGATGTTAACATCGATAGTTATTCCGTTGCCGATAATAAAGTAGTTAAGACCAAAAATATTGAATCACCGATTGAAAATGGTGGTTTCATGGATTCTTTGATTACTTTTTTACTTGAGCATGGATTTGAAAAAGAAAATATAAAGACGCATGAAAACAGTTATGGGGCTGTATTAACCATTCATGAGTTTATGGAGAATTTCAAATTGATTCTTGAACCTAAAGGAGTTTATTATCGAATTGATTTAAGAATTCATTATCCATATAAAATTAAAAATACGATATATGATTTTTTGAAATCAAATGAATACGAACTTAATAGTTTGATTGGTTTCGAAATTGATTTTGGACGACAAATGAAACGACTCAAATTGGATCTGGAGATATTCGAAAATTATGAATATGAAAATTGGGATAAGGATGAATTTGAAAAGTTAAAACCTGTACTAACTAATTTGATTGAAGCATATAAGATCCATATAAACAAAGCGGTACTGCATGTAAGTAAAATATAA
- a CDS encoding helix-turn-helix domain-containing protein: MKNSIQLISINERDMEALKYTVIKTAGQYNNYCNILENLLSKASPALDDEIELLTLLIEKWDSEHNTFKDLDPVQLIKSLMEENNLKAVGLAKLLGLSKGTVSKILNYQKGLSKETIRKLSENFHVSQEAFNRPYKLKNEINRQFRDASLMNTKKDLGASLAV; this comes from the coding sequence ATGAAGAACAGTATTCAGTTGATATCTATTAACGAAAGAGACATGGAAGCTTTAAAATATACCGTAATAAAAACTGCAGGACAGTACAACAACTATTGTAATATCCTTGAGAATCTTCTTTCAAAGGCCTCTCCTGCCCTTGATGACGAAATAGAGCTGCTGACACTTCTAATTGAGAAATGGGATTCGGAACACAATACCTTTAAAGATCTGGATCCTGTCCAACTTATCAAGTCATTAATGGAAGAGAACAACCTCAAAGCTGTTGGATTGGCAAAACTACTTGGATTGTCAAAAGGTACAGTTTCAAAGATTCTGAATTATCAAAAAGGTCTGTCGAAAGAAACGATTCGCAAATTATCAGAAAATTTTCATGTTTCGCAGGAAGCCTTCAACCGGCCTTATAAACTGAAAAACGAGATAAACAGACAGTTTCGTGATGCGAGCTTAATGAATACAAAAAAGGATTTGGGGGCTTCATTAGCAGTATAA
- a CDS encoding tyrosine-type recombinase/integrase, translated as MKTIEELTDIYLDYHRSKGKKLGYQSFLPLRTFTSFCVNKKKILYMSQKLVDEWCVKRPGETELSHNARAGCIRQFLRYTNSCGYTSLMLPALIQISSSKKVVSETELPLVKTFVSGMMDKYIFYLKTSNHLSRFTHKTLIRFNKYCASIEPDADILTDDIVNGWCGKRPFEQCKSRNLRIRPIRKFLKYTNKHGWTNVLIPENLPNEKSTYTPHGFNQGELNAFFHSTATIKLVGCQNELIFKLRRMQVPVYFRLLYSTGMRTNEALMLKCKDVDLTNGIINIAHTKGLDQHRVALHITMWNLLKQYNDAMERLMPGRKIFFPDRNDNFHGIAWHSNHFRNIWKTISNEPARAYDLRSFYAVTNINSWDYDGTEWFDKLLFLSHSMGHRRIESTCYYYQLVPLFFNQLEELTGQALHELLPNLTNFFDYEETN; from the coding sequence ATGAAAACAATTGAAGAACTGACTGATATCTATTTGGACTATCATAGATCTAAAGGAAAGAAATTAGGGTATCAGAGCTTCCTGCCGTTAAGAACGTTTACCAGTTTCTGTGTGAATAAAAAGAAGATTCTGTATATGTCGCAGAAGTTGGTTGATGAATGGTGTGTTAAACGTCCGGGAGAGACAGAACTCTCGCACAACGCACGAGCCGGTTGTATCCGGCAATTTCTTAGGTACACTAACAGTTGTGGCTATACGTCCTTAATGCTACCGGCACTAATTCAAATCTCCAGTTCGAAGAAGGTTGTCTCAGAAACGGAGCTTCCTTTGGTTAAAACGTTCGTATCTGGGATGATGGATAAATACATCTTTTACCTGAAAACATCAAATCATCTTTCAAGATTTACTCATAAAACTCTGATACGCTTTAACAAATACTGCGCATCAATTGAACCAGATGCAGATATACTCACTGATGATATTGTCAATGGATGGTGCGGCAAAAGGCCTTTTGAACAATGCAAATCACGAAATTTACGGATAAGGCCGATACGCAAGTTCTTAAAATATACCAATAAACATGGATGGACAAATGTCTTGATACCGGAAAACTTGCCTAACGAAAAATCCACATATACTCCTCATGGATTTAATCAGGGTGAATTAAATGCTTTTTTTCATTCCACCGCTACAATTAAGCTTGTTGGGTGCCAAAACGAATTGATATTTAAGCTTAGGAGAATGCAAGTTCCTGTATACTTCCGGTTGCTTTACAGTACCGGTATGAGAACAAACGAGGCTCTGATGCTCAAATGTAAAGATGTTGATCTTACAAATGGCATAATCAATATTGCCCATACTAAAGGTCTTGATCAACACAGAGTGGCTTTGCATATAACCATGTGGAACTTGTTAAAACAATATAATGATGCAATGGAACGACTTATGCCAGGTAGGAAAATATTTTTTCCAGATAGAAATGATAACTTCCATGGGATTGCATGGCATTCAAATCACTTTAGAAATATCTGGAAAACCATATCCAATGAACCTGCACGGGCTTACGACCTACGTAGCTTTTACGCTGTAACCAACATTAATAGTTGGGATTATGATGGTACGGAGTGGTTTGACAAGCTACTCTTTCTCAGCCACTCAATGGGGCATCGAAGAATCGAAAGTACCTGTTATTACTATCAACTTGTTCCTTTGTTCTTTAACCAATTAGAAGAACTGACAGGACAAGCTCTTCATGAACTGTTACCAAATCTTACAAACTTTTTTGATTATGAAGAAACTAACTGA
- a CDS encoding ArdC-like ssDNA-binding domain-containing protein, with protein MSKFDIYETVTNLIVERLEAGVIPWHMPWKTASAIPRNLVSKKPYRGFNFWYLLSFGFERPYFLTFKQVKDLGGKIKKGSSSFMIVFWKMVEYEKDDETKEIPMLRYYRVFHIEDLEGIDPDKIPENTAHDHEFDPIASCEQLIQFWSDSPVIKLDQKKACYIPSLDEVHMPGARTFFQDEEFYSTIFHELCHSTGHRKRLNRHERFSNLNFASRDYSQDYPN; from the coding sequence ATGAGTAAATTTGATATTTATGAGACAGTAACTAATTTAATTGTAGAACGCCTGGAGGCAGGTGTAATTCCATGGCATATGCCGTGGAAAACTGCCAGTGCCATTCCTCGTAACCTGGTTTCTAAAAAGCCTTACCGGGGATTTAATTTCTGGTATCTGCTGAGCTTTGGTTTCGAAAGGCCTTATTTCCTTACTTTCAAACAAGTAAAAGATCTTGGTGGAAAGATCAAAAAGGGATCTTCATCATTTATGATTGTATTCTGGAAAATGGTGGAATACGAAAAGGATGATGAAACCAAAGAGATTCCAATGCTTCGTTATTACCGAGTATTTCATATTGAAGATCTTGAAGGTATCGATCCTGACAAGATACCAGAGAACACAGCTCACGATCACGAGTTCGATCCGATAGCTTCTTGTGAGCAGCTTATCCAGTTCTGGTCCGATTCTCCGGTAATTAAACTGGATCAGAAAAAAGCCTGTTATATTCCATCGTTGGATGAAGTACACATGCCAGGAGCAAGAACTTTCTTTCAGGATGAAGAATTCTACTCTACGATTTTTCACGAATTGTGCCACAGTACAGGTCACAGGAAAAGACTTAACCGTCATGAAAGGTTTTCGAACCTGAATTTTGCAAGTAGAGATTATTCGCAAGATTATCCTAACTAA
- a CDS encoding tyrosine-type recombinase/integrase, whose protein sequence is MKKLTESLVIAKAMREWEKIYLPEIRALSPHTLRSYHKAITLYAIFLKDAKSANFGNLSGDFFSTANIQEWMLWLKSERSCSNSTCNQRLAGLKNFLKFLSKKDIRFIQLWMEAREVKQMRYVKPAQVEITQEAIKTLFNVINLKTKIGKRDFTLFYLIYSIGARIDEVLSLKISDIYLTQPNGKNYIAVLGKGAKRRSPSILKEVSKVLKGYIEMFHGKKLNPWDLLFFVYYDGRKKKLTQEAVNKRLKIYAQKAHCINPEVPENLHCHQLRHARASHWLEQHLNIVAIQRLMGHANINTTMRYIFVSTEQKNQALATLEDDVMKDTGKKWKNIRKKKDLLEYLGLNE, encoded by the coding sequence ATGAAGAAACTAACTGAATCTTTAGTCATCGCAAAGGCAATGCGTGAGTGGGAGAAGATATATCTTCCTGAAATAAGGGCTCTGAGTCCTCATACTCTGCGGTCATATCATAAAGCCATTACCCTGTACGCTATCTTCCTTAAAGATGCCAAGTCAGCCAATTTTGGCAACCTCTCAGGTGATTTTTTTTCAACTGCTAATATCCAGGAATGGATGTTGTGGTTAAAGAGCGAAAGAAGTTGCTCCAACTCCACTTGTAATCAACGGCTAGCCGGGTTGAAGAACTTCCTTAAGTTCTTGAGTAAAAAGGATATCCGCTTTATTCAATTATGGATGGAGGCCCGGGAAGTTAAGCAGATGCGATATGTCAAGCCGGCACAGGTGGAAATAACACAAGAGGCCATTAAAACTCTTTTTAATGTCATCAATCTCAAAACCAAAATCGGGAAACGTGATTTTACGCTATTTTACCTGATTTACAGTATTGGTGCTCGTATTGACGAAGTGCTATCGTTAAAAATATCAGACATCTATTTAACTCAGCCAAATGGTAAAAACTATATTGCAGTACTGGGTAAGGGAGCAAAAAGAAGGTCACCATCAATACTTAAAGAGGTCTCTAAAGTCCTAAAGGGTTACATTGAGATGTTCCACGGCAAAAAACTTAATCCCTGGGATCTTTTATTCTTCGTTTATTATGACGGCAGGAAAAAGAAACTCACCCAGGAGGCTGTAAATAAGCGTCTAAAAATATATGCGCAAAAGGCACATTGTATTAATCCCGAAGTGCCCGAGAATTTACACTGCCACCAGCTACGCCATGCACGGGCCAGTCATTGGCTGGAGCAACATCTCAATATCGTAGCCATCCAAAGATTGATGGGGCATGCTAATATAAATACGACAATGCGCTATATTTTTGTCTCTACTGAGCAAAAGAATCAGGCTTTGGCAACGCTTGAGGATGATGTTATGAAGGATACCGGTAAAAAGTGGAAAAACATCCGAAAAAAGAAGGACTTGCTGGAATATCTTGGCCTTAACGAATAA
- a CDS encoding N-6 DNA methylase — protein MSLFQRSVEKKYLNELDSERIDIKYTEFQNYFGNPERQENIRNSKEEQFQEGFLRELFVKILGYTLNPEPNFNLTTELKNISNSKKADGAILKGEDATAVIELKGTDTTDLDKIETQAFGYKNHHPKCKYVITSNFEKIRFYIQNAVDHVDFDLFNLTRSQFSILWLCLAKDNLLTDLPLKMKESSVLQEENITKKLYADYSKFREAIYNNLVKNNPETDKLLLFKKTQKLLDRFLFIFFAEDRLLLPPNSISEIVKQWTTLKDELDEYVPLYARFKKYFGYMNSGYKGKKYDIYAYNGGLFKPDEILDNINIDDDILHEHTLRLSNYDFETDVDVNILGHIFEHSLGEIENVQAEIKGERVDSQKTKRKKDGIFYTPKYITKYMVENTVGKLCDKKRSELEIVDEEYAKGRKNRKKDIVRALDRKLDDYRNWLLTLTILDPACGSGAFLNQALEFLINEHRKIDELRGQLLGGAIIFSDITTDILEKNIYGVDLNEESVEIAKLSLWLRTAQKGRKLNTLSNNIKCGNSLIDDPKNAGEKAFNWQKEFPAVFTNGGFDVVIGNPPYVQLQSMGAMSETLAMCGFETFHKGADLYCLFTERGYKLLKNGGMQSFIMPNKWMIVAYGKPLRKFLAETGLRQILNFGDIQFFEEATTYVCIFVIQNGDKKENVKVLSLNNKTYNGDFLSEVTSNLYEYPATNFGDDSWSIQPYADAQKLQKMAVGSTKLKDLPISIYRGILTGYNDAFFIDEDTRKKLIVSDKKSGEIIKPMLRGRNISAYGITGSEYLIGTFPSLGLDIENFPAIKEHLLSFGYDRLNQTGEKGSRKKTSGQWFETQDSIAYFEEFSKPKIMYPNMTSVFPFLYDESGFLSNDKSFIITAQDESVSLLFLTALFNSSLAKLWIWYNCPELQGGTREIRKVFFEHFPVPHANKNQISTMEQQAIRRTQLTKDLQSTSLKFQRAIQRNFSLESLSNNLQNWYSLSFADFEKELRKKKIKLSLTQEAEWEDYFLAESGKANTFSNQIREVDEEIDQVVYEVYGLVI, from the coding sequence ATGAGCCTTTTTCAAAGATCAGTAGAAAAGAAATACCTAAACGAGCTGGATTCGGAGAGAATAGATATAAAATATACCGAATTTCAAAATTATTTCGGAAATCCCGAGCGACAGGAAAACATTCGTAATTCTAAGGAAGAGCAATTTCAGGAAGGATTTTTGCGAGAACTGTTTGTTAAGATCCTCGGCTACACCTTAAATCCCGAACCGAATTTTAACCTGACGACAGAACTAAAGAATATTTCAAACAGCAAAAAGGCTGACGGTGCCATTTTAAAAGGGGAGGACGCAACTGCTGTTATTGAATTGAAAGGAACCGATACTACCGATCTGGACAAAATTGAAACACAGGCATTCGGGTATAAAAATCATCACCCGAAGTGTAAATATGTAATTACATCGAATTTCGAGAAGATTCGTTTTTACATTCAAAATGCGGTTGACCATGTTGATTTCGATCTGTTCAATTTAACACGGAGCCAATTTTCAATATTATGGCTGTGCCTGGCTAAAGACAATCTCTTAACGGATTTGCCTTTAAAAATGAAAGAATCGTCGGTTCTGCAGGAAGAAAACATTACGAAAAAACTATATGCCGACTATTCAAAATTCCGCGAAGCCATTTATAATAACCTGGTGAAAAATAATCCGGAAACAGATAAACTGCTTCTTTTCAAAAAAACACAAAAGCTTCTTGATCGATTTTTGTTTATCTTTTTTGCTGAAGATCGACTTTTGCTTCCACCAAATTCAATCAGCGAAATTGTAAAACAGTGGACAACCTTAAAAGACGAACTTGATGAATATGTTCCACTCTACGCCCGTTTTAAGAAGTATTTCGGGTACATGAACTCCGGTTACAAAGGCAAGAAATACGATATATACGCATACAATGGTGGATTATTCAAGCCTGACGAGATACTGGATAACATTAATATTGATGATGATATTTTACACGAACACACACTTCGTTTAAGTAACTACGATTTTGAAACCGATGTAGATGTAAATATTCTAGGGCACATTTTTGAACATTCGCTGGGCGAAATTGAAAATGTTCAAGCCGAAATAAAGGGAGAAAGAGTTGACAGCCAGAAAACCAAACGAAAGAAGGACGGTATTTTTTACACACCAAAGTACATCACCAAATATATGGTTGAAAATACCGTTGGAAAACTTTGCGATAAAAAGCGTTCCGAACTTGAAATTGTTGACGAAGAATATGCCAAAGGCCGGAAAAACCGGAAAAAAGATATTGTACGCGCTTTAGACAGAAAACTCGATGATTACCGGAACTGGTTGTTAACATTGACAATACTTGACCCGGCTTGTGGTTCAGGAGCGTTTTTAAATCAGGCGCTTGAATTCCTGATAAACGAACACCGAAAAATCGATGAGTTGCGCGGACAACTGCTGGGCGGGGCAATCATTTTTTCTGATATTACCACTGATATATTGGAGAAAAATATCTACGGAGTTGACCTGAACGAAGAATCGGTTGAAATTGCAAAACTATCGCTTTGGCTGCGTACTGCCCAAAAGGGTCGAAAACTAAATACGCTTAGCAATAATATAAAATGCGGAAACTCGCTGATTGACGACCCCAAAAATGCCGGAGAAAAAGCCTTTAACTGGCAGAAAGAATTCCCTGCCGTTTTTACCAATGGCGGTTTTGATGTGGTAATTGGAAATCCTCCGTATGTACAATTGCAAAGCATGGGAGCCATGAGCGAGACATTGGCTATGTGCGGCTTTGAAACCTTCCATAAAGGAGCCGACTTGTATTGCCTTTTTACCGAACGGGGATATAAATTGTTAAAGAACGGGGGTATGCAATCGTTTATCATGCCCAACAAATGGATGATTGTGGCCTATGGTAAACCTCTCCGAAAATTTTTAGCAGAGACCGGTTTGCGGCAAATCCTGAACTTTGGCGACATACAGTTTTTTGAGGAAGCAACTACATACGTCTGCATTTTCGTTATTCAGAACGGTGATAAAAAGGAGAATGTAAAAGTATTATCGCTAAACAATAAAACCTATAATGGTGATTTTCTTTCGGAAGTTACAAGTAATCTGTACGAATATCCGGCTACGAATTTTGGAGATGATAGCTGGAGTATTCAGCCGTATGCTGATGCACAGAAACTTCAAAAAATGGCAGTTGGAAGTACGAAGTTAAAAGATTTGCCTATTTCTATATATCGTGGAATTCTGACAGGATATAACGATGCTTTTTTCATCGATGAGGATACCCGAAAGAAACTAATTGTTTCAGATAAAAAGAGCGGCGAGATAATTAAACCAATGCTTCGAGGAAGAAATATTTCTGCCTATGGAATTACCGGATCGGAGTATTTGATCGGAACATTTCCATCGCTTGGTTTGGATATCGAAAATTTTCCGGCGATAAAAGAACACTTACTGTCCTTTGGATATGACAGGTTGAATCAAACCGGAGAAAAAGGCTCACGAAAGAAAACTTCCGGGCAGTGGTTTGAAACCCAGGACAGTATTGCATACTTTGAAGAATTTTCTAAACCAAAGATCATGTATCCCAACATGACATCAGTGTTTCCCTTTTTATACGATGAAAGTGGTTTTTTGAGTAACGATAAGAGTTTCATTATAACAGCCCAGGATGAATCTGTTTCTTTATTGTTTCTGACAGCTTTGTTTAACTCTTCGCTAGCAAAACTTTGGATTTGGTATAATTGTCCTGAGCTGCAGGGCGGAACCCGGGAGATCAGGAAAGTGTTTTTTGAGCATTTCCCGGTACCGCATGCCAACAAAAATCAGATCTCAACAATGGAACAACAGGCCATTCGTCGTACCCAATTAACAAAAGATCTTCAAAGTACATCCTTAAAATTTCAGCGGGCCATCCAACGCAACTTTTCTTTGGAGAGTTTGTCTAACAATTTACAAAACTGGTATTCGCTTAGCTTCGCAGATTTTGAGAAAGAATTACGCAAAAAGAAAATTAAATTATCCCTAACGCAGGAAGCCGAATGGGAGGATTATTTTTTAGCAGAATCTGGCAAAGCCAACACCTTCAGTAACCAAATAAGAGAAGTTGACGAGGAGATTGATCAGGTGGTTTATGAGGTGTATGGGCTGGTAATTTAG
- a CDS encoding SIR2 family protein produces MNRTENLFELIRREEVVIWAGAGFSLYAGYPSGKTLKDILYHRLSKSEKRHVRKSHDLPKLAEEFVSVKQGSRNELIRLLEEEFLIKLPKSTEYHDKIANIPHFNTIITTNYDSLFEIAYKGNVQVIFSPQKVSYINHKLPQIFKVHGDLSIPESIIITNSDYNRFFQEGTENDNLWTVVKERLITKNILFLGYNIEDPNIEVIFNRITEELQSHRKECFLVAPSLPPLKRNILQAKAISYINKKAETFIDELLINLNKNIIKDHEDGVVSTDTFSKYLLSHDVLFDLKPVNNKFRAGAFRGANDSVKSRLNFTVESTRQFYNEFNDFIIGKNVGQVVIDSKNIRSSDFRIGDIGIPYLDDSVKIILKSIPRKKLNIDIKFDNGFDFENLPVEIYGNDPFYEIHCKLKSAVLILKLELKDKGSSVNLDYQHNKVCSKINQEILELSFMENLFGGVEFRVFWDNTNKFIKQSVPYQKHFSDFANFFLGYFQNLRLVENHFKVRFSTIDISEINEKTVEVLKEIVDVIKSNKLKYTWKGIMEATLFNDSDEIINSLKNIGNENALVVANEREETKITLHGQLVNLGFKQVQVESPYVVNLETVLKNRMKDIQVASKTSKIIVSYNSEPSPINQ; encoded by the coding sequence ATGAACCGAACGGAAAATTTATTTGAATTAATAAGGCGAGAAGAAGTAGTGATATGGGCTGGAGCAGGTTTTTCACTCTATGCTGGATATCCTTCAGGGAAAACACTAAAAGATATATTATATCATCGGTTGTCAAAATCGGAGAAACGACACGTAAGAAAATCTCATGATTTACCAAAATTAGCGGAGGAATTTGTTTCAGTAAAGCAGGGTAGTAGAAATGAACTGATAAGATTATTGGAGGAAGAATTTCTAATAAAATTACCTAAGTCAACAGAGTACCATGATAAGATTGCAAATATTCCACATTTTAATACAATAATTACTACAAATTATGATTCACTTTTTGAAATAGCTTACAAGGGAAATGTACAAGTAATCTTTTCTCCGCAGAAGGTATCTTATATAAATCATAAGCTTCCCCAAATTTTTAAAGTCCACGGTGATTTATCAATTCCAGAAAGTATAATTATTACAAATTCAGATTATAATAGATTCTTTCAAGAAGGAACTGAAAACGATAATTTATGGACAGTAGTGAAAGAAAGGTTGATTACAAAAAATATTTTATTTCTTGGATACAATATTGAGGATCCCAATATTGAAGTTATTTTCAACAGAATAACAGAGGAATTACAATCACACCGCAAAGAATGCTTTCTTGTGGCACCTAGTTTGCCTCCTTTAAAACGAAATATATTACAAGCCAAAGCAATTTCGTATATCAACAAAAAAGCCGAAACTTTTATAGATGAGCTCCTGATAAATTTAAACAAGAATATTATAAAAGATCATGAGGATGGAGTTGTGTCTACTGACACATTTAGTAAGTATCTTTTATCTCATGATGTTTTATTCGACTTAAAACCTGTTAATAATAAGTTCAGAGCTGGAGCATTTAGGGGAGCTAATGATTCAGTTAAGTCAAGGTTGAATTTTACGGTTGAAAGCACACGACAGTTCTATAATGAGTTTAATGATTTCATAATTGGAAAGAATGTTGGGCAAGTTGTAATTGATAGCAAAAATATACGTTCCTCAGATTTCAGAATTGGAGATATTGGTATTCCATATTTAGATGATTCAGTTAAAATAATTTTAAAAAGTATTCCAAGAAAAAAGTTAAACATTGATATTAAATTTGACAATGGTTTTGATTTTGAGAATCTACCGGTAGAGATTTATGGCAATGATCCATTTTATGAAATCCATTGTAAGTTAAAATCTGCCGTATTAATATTAAAATTAGAATTAAAAGATAAAGGTTCAAGTGTTAATCTCGACTATCAACACAATAAGGTTTGTTCAAAGATCAATCAGGAGATATTGGAACTTTCCTTTATGGAAAATCTTTTTGGAGGGGTTGAGTTTAGAGTATTTTGGGACAATACTAATAAATTTATTAAACAGTCAGTCCCATATCAAAAACATTTCAGTGACTTTGCTAATTTCTTTTTGGGATATTTTCAGAATCTAAGATTGGTAGAGAATCACTTCAAGGTTCGATTCTCAACAATTGATATCTCCGAGATCAATGAAAAAACGGTCGAAGTTCTAAAAGAAATAGTTGATGTAATTAAAAGTAATAAACTAAAATATACCTGGAAAGGAATAATGGAAGCCACGCTTTTTAATGATTCGGACGAAATTATAAATAGCCTCAAAAACATAGGGAATGAGAATGCTCTTGTTGTTGCCAATGAACGAGAAGAAACAAAGATTACACTCCATGGACAATTAGTTAATTTGGGGTTTAAACAAGTTCAGGTAGAGTCTCCTTATGTTGTAAATTTGGAAACTGTACTTAAAAACAGGATGAAGGATATTCAAGTAGCAAGTAAAACAAGTAAAATAATCGTTTCGTATAACTCAGAGCCTAGTCCAATTAACCAATAA